The following is a genomic window from Drosophila busckii strain San Diego stock center, stock number 13000-0081.31 chromosome 2L, ASM1175060v1, whole genome shotgun sequence.
atctTTGATATAAGCACGATTTCTTAAGCACTCGAAATATACTTATAGCGATCGCTGCATCTCTGTCGCACCAATTGCACGGCCcgtttatatatacatatatttgtggGACGGCGCGAGTTCCGTTCGTTTGCTTTTCCGATGTGCACGCTTTGAAAATCGACGagtaactaattttaaaataattttgaaaatctCAATCTAGCCGCAGCAGCACGCTCTCATTCTTTGCTGTTTTCTTACAAGTGCTGCAAAGGATCAAGCACAAGTGTAATTGTAAGCAGTGTTGCTTTCGGCTTttgtctaaataaataattaaagttgcatccattcttttctttttcttagcAAACATACTTCtcttatttaaaacaattgtagCTCACAATTTCATTATAATGGAATTTTATTAAGAAATCATAAAGTCGACAGAGTACAACATGAATTATaagagcatgtgtgtgtgtgtgagtatgtgtGAGTTTACTGACATTGTTGCGCTACGTTTAGACATTACTtcctttatatataaattacttagAGCTTATTAGTCGCTATATGAACTAATGTTTTAGGTGACCATATATGTattcatgtatgtatgtgtgacaatgtgtgtttgtgttaaaTCAAAAGTACTGTTAGGcgaatacaaataaaacaaacaactgaTGATGTGACTGGCGTTGGAGCGCAACCCTATCATGTGGACTCCAAGGCAGAAGCAGGTTGCTCTTCTTCCTTTTCCACCTTCAGATCAAgtggcgtcgtcgtcgtcgttgtagCCAGCTTCGGTGAATTCTGGGCAGCTGGACCATTGTTATTCTCCACCGCAGGCGCAGCATTATTTGTGGCAgtgttgatgttgctggtgttgtCTTCCGGCGTATTGTTGCTGTAAACCTGTATAACCGAATTGTTGTTCATGTTTTCGACAGAGGCACCCGATATGGACAAATCATCCGCTGAATCATCGGCTTGACTATCCGTTTGCACTGCCTTCTCCAGAAGCAGATGATCATACTCGCGTATGGGTCGCGCTGCGGAGCCAAATTGCTTTGAGATTTGTAACAGTTCACGCAACGTTTCATTTTCCATCCGCAGCTGTGATATGGTCTGAAGTTCACGCTGCACATTTTCATCATCGGCGCTGGCCGCTCGATGCATAACCGCTGCCATTTCGTTGATTTTATCGCGTTGATCACGTATCACCTGCCAGAGGCGTTCATTGTAGAGTTCCTTAAAGTTTAGCTTGCTATCCAGCACCTTGGTGACTGTGTGTTCGCGATACTTTTGCATCATCAGTTCCATGGCGCGTTCGTAATCCTCAATACAGATTTTTAGCTCGCGATTCTCTTTCAGTATTTCGGAGCtattgacattttgttgttgtatacgATTGACCAGATccacatttgttttgttgttggcaatgcGATTAAGTGACTCGATGTCCTCTTGATACTGCCGCAGACTCTCCACCAGCCGATTATTAGACTCTGCATCTTCCAGCAGTGCTGTGCCCAGTGAATCCAAATCCTTTACGCGGCTGGCCATGCGTTGCGCATCCATTATCATCTGTCCCACAGATAGGTTCGCCATGACTCttgctgttttgctttgtCTCTATATtccaattgcttttgtttgtaacAAAGCCCGGGGCCAGCtgcaacaacattaaaaatacTGCTTTAACTTTGCATTACGCGCTGACTATTATTTACTTATGCTTAATGCTGCGACGCTGAACAGTTTTCGccaatcatttaaatttaacaaacaaattgtcagCCAAAAGAAATACCATTAGAAATTTACGACCCAATTACTATATTTTGACAGCTGACAGCTTACCAGGGCTGCCATTTTAGCCATTTTGTGGCTAGACTTAGTCAACATCTAGcttattttagctataaacTGCTATAACATTATATATCATATTTTCTTTCCCAAAATTAGAGAAATATCTCTTATAATTTAAGTATACGAAGCATACTTTGAAATGCATTCTCcaatttgacaaaaaaaaaaaacaatttgacatTAAAGTGCTATACCTGCTCATCCGATAAagatacaataaatatatcgatatttttatacaatattaacAGCCCTAATCCGATTTCAATGGAAAAttaatacaacaataaaagtaaaatgttattgtttatttgtttaagatGCTAAAGCTAAATACAAGCGCATGATGCAAGACAATATTAAAAGTGCTAAGGCTTTGATCAAaataatgtgtgtgtaagaagAGGTTAATAACAGCAGAATAACGCAGCCGCAGCGCTGCGActgcgcaaaagcaaaagcaacaaaaagagtaACGAATATTGGTTAAAAGCAggtaaatatataagtaaatttaaattgaccTTTAAGTGCACAATATATCTAagataatattgaaatttgaatttttattgcagtcaAAATGAGGCAGATGAAaatgctgctcctgctgctgctgctggcgtcgacGCTGACGTCAGTTTTGTGCGCAATGCCTGGCGTGCGTATACTGCGTGATCCTGTAAGCCAAGTGGCAGAAATAAATGATAAAGTGAGTCTTGAATGTGAAACGAGCTTGCCACCGGAACGATTCGAATGGAGTTTTGCGGAAACTCGTCGcaagattaaatatttaaagacaaatataacaaatgaCAATGTTCTGTCCACGTTGAGTCTGACAGTCAGTGAATCAACACTTGGTGACTATCGTTGTGTGGCCTGGTTTGGACCATTGGCGGTGACTTCAACGACAGCGCAGGTGCAACTTACGAGGTTTAAAAGGTTGCACGACGCGGAGGAATACTTGAGCTGGCGAGTGCCGGCAGGCAATAGTATAAGTTGGAGCTGTgcgcatttgttgttagcaGAGCCAGCAGCAAACTGGCGTTTTTATAAGGATAACGTGGAAATCAAGTATGGACAAGAAGAGATTCTAATGCTAGAGGCATTGCAGTTGGAGCATAGTGGGAACTACAGCTGCTTGGCAGTGCATCAATCTACAGGAAAACAATTGAGCTTGGCGAGCTTGCAACTTAAAGTAGttcaacaacaagcagagccCCGGCAGCCTCCACATTTGCTTCTAGgacaaaaaatgcaacaattggTAAACGTCAAAGTCGGACAAAGTGTGAATTTAAGCTGCGAGGGTATAGGCAATCCCGCACCTAGAATAACATGGCGCCATCTAGACGTACAGCAATCGAAGCCACAACTATATATAGCTGCAGTGCAGCCGGAGTTGGCGGGCAACTACAGTTGTGAGCTAAACAATGGGATTCGACCCGCCTTGGaacatttgttgcagctgcaagtgttgGAGGCACCACGCATAATTGTGGGGCCACAAGCAAGTCTTACCAATGAAGGCGCggatttgcagctgcagtgtCAGGCACAAGGCAAACCCACTCCTGAAATATATTGGCTGCTCAATGGCGAAAAGAGCGCTTATGATACGGCTGCCACACAGTTACCCAATGGAGATCTGTTGCTGCAGAGCGTGCAAAAGCGTCATGCGGGCTATGTGCAATGCTTTGCCCGCAATGCACTAGGCGAGACCAGGGCAGGCACTTTGCTGCAAGTTAATCCCGAACAGAAGCAAGAGGAggcgaccagcagcagcaagccgcCGCCGCATAAACCGCGACGCCGACAAATGGTACCACCCTCTGCTCCCAATGTTACACGTCTTTCAGATGAGTCCGTGATGCTGCGTTGGCTTGTGCCCAGCAATGATGGTCTACCCATACAATTTTTCAAGGTGCAGTATCGACAGCTAGGTGAGCATGCCAAGCGTCGTAGCTGGCAGACCACCAATGATAATATACCATTTGGCAAACAGCAACGTTCGGAGGCACTGCAGCATAACTTTACTACATCTGTAACTGGACTACGCGCCAATTGTAGTTATCGCTTTCGTATTATGGCTGTGTATtccaacaatgacaacaaggAGAGCGCAACATCtggcaaattttatttgcagcgcgGCGAATCCTTGAAACCTTTAGCTGTACCAGAGCTAGCGGATATCGAGGCTTATGGTCAGTCGGCCGTGCTGCTGCATTGGCGTCTAGCTGCCATATCGGATGAGCAGCTTATTTCGGGCTACTATGCTTACTATCGTCCGGCCAGTTCCGCGGGTGAATATCTCAAAATCACCATAGATGGTTCCGCTGCGCGCAGTTTTCTCATAAATGCCTTGGAGCCCGGAACTGTTTAtgaatttaagctgcaatctTTTAGTCCCGATGCCGCCTCGGAGTTTAGTGCTTTGAAGCAAGGACGCACGCAGCGTCCACAAGTAGCATTCACAACAACGCCTGCTCCCTCATCCACTGACAACTCTAATTACAGCTCCAACGATACCTTTCAGCTTAGTCCACTGCTCAGTATTGGCAGCattggtggtgctgctgctttgctgctcttaCTTGCCAGCTTTTGTCTGTGTCGCTGTCGGCGTCGCACTCAACAGgaccaggagcagcagcagcataagacGCGTTTGGCTGAGTTGCGTGAGGATTTCTTGCCGTTGAGCGGCAATCAAAAAGCTCGCACACGTCACATACACATCACCTTGAACCCTttggagcaacaaaagcagcagcaacaacaacaagatgtAGATAGTTTAAGCTATAGTCCTTTGCGTCGCTCACAgcgcaataataataatctcCAAGCACCCGACAGTCCTGGCGCACGTGTTCTGCTTAAACGTTCACGTCTGTCCAGTCGAGGATCTGAGAATCTTTCCACAGGCAGCTTAAATAGCATTggtgtttaaataatttcgtGATCTTTAGTCTATTTTTAGACCCTGTACGAGCATGTACAAAGggtcttattttttattatgcgctACCTCTGTTTTAAActctattttttaaattgcttcaaATGACGAAACTATTTGTACTTATGTACTAGATTAATTTACAACTAAgtacttaaataattataactgTAAGTCTTCCATACTTATACCCCACGCAATAGATTGTAAGTTTAAATTCTGTACTGATAGCTGACTAgtatttttacataaaaaagaaagtgacaataaaattaagtttactACTTTGCTCAACTTTTAATACCCGccttattgttaattattcatttaccATAAGAAAACGATACGTCTGCAAAAACTTATACGCAAAAAATGTTcttggcaatttattatttaagcttacataaaagtttatttctaaaaaataatttaaaatctatGCCGGTGGCTTTTGTACTTTAGCCAATTCAGccttaaatttaacaatagtTTCACGAGCtaactttaatttatcttTGAGCGTGAGTATTTCGGTTTTAACCTTCTGTTTCACATTCACAATGTTGTCCAGTGTTTTTTCCTTCTTCTCTTCAACTGCAAAAtggaaaaattaataaaaatataacaatacaTACTTTAAGCTATTTACAATCTGTATCGTGGTGGAGCAAGCCATTGGCACTCTGTTCAGAGAGCGTTAAATAATGCTGCATAATTTGCGTAGGCTCCTGAAATACAATCTCCTCATAGGCCTCTGAAACCAGACCCTTCTTGGTGTCCATTGTTGTGGTGGTGCTAAGCTCGCCATCAACCACCGGCGACTGAAAGAGCTTTAGTATATGATAGCAGGTCACTGGTCGTTCCGACTGGTCATTGAAGTAAATTTTTATGACCACTTCGAATTCACCCCAGCCCGTCTCAGTTACTTCGTACGGTGGCTTAACTACAATGCGATTTGGATTGGCATAACTCTCGTGCAGCTTAAAGTGCACCTTTTTTACATAAATGGACATATCCTCATCATAGAAGGGCTTAAGGTACACCTTCCACTGATGTGTGTGTCCATCTTCTTCACGTTTTTTACCAAAGGAGCGTGCAATGTTACCATACACAATTGGTTTCACAATGGTAACGCCCTTAAGGCGTCCACCAGATTCGGCTCCAAAATCCGCCATCTgttattcaaataaatctttaactttaagcataaaaaagaaaaaccaaaacaaaacgcgtttgttgtgtttgtgttggcTAACGGCAAATAGATTTTCAGTGTTGGTAAAAGATTAACTTGCAAAACAACTCTGTGCTGTGTTGAAGATAATTATTCACCacagttaatatttattttctttagtGGCGGCGCGCTTTTTTTACGTTAAAGAAAAAGGGcttataagtaaataaattgattgttTACAAGTTTAAGAAAAAGCTAAATTATGGCGCGACGTGGCGGGAAGCGCATACGTATGGACGATCCGCCGCCGGCGCCCGAATATGAAGATATGCATATGAGTGACGCCTTAAATGAAAGTGCATCAGATGCGGACAGTCCCACCAAACGCATGACAAGATTACGTGCGCGCGGTGGTGTACGTGACAAACCACCTATTATTGATGATGACGAGGACGAGTTCTTTGCTCCAGTGTCGCGTAAACGAAAAGCTCCACAACCACGTAGAGCGCCAGCGGAGCGTAAGGAGCGCATCGAGCGCCCACGCAAAGAACCTGTGGACAAGGCTCACCATGAACGCATTGATAATGAGCGTGAAATAACCACAGACGAGAATAGTCTGTATTATATAGTGCGACACTCGAAGAATCCAATAGCagtaatataaacaaaatttttcttaattaattaatattattaatattatttctcTATAGACCATTGTAGATCAGTGGATAGAGCAGTATAAAGCGAATCGTGAGACTGCTCTGGTGGCCCTAATGCAATTCCTTATCAATGCCAGCGGCTGCAAGGGCAAAATAGCTGAGGACATACAATATCCTTTGGATCATACGGCTATTATACGTCGCATGACCGAGGAGTTTGATGAGGAGAGCGGAGAATATCCTTTGATTATGACTGGCACACAATggaaaaagtttaaaaataatttctgcGATTTTGTACAAACGCTGGTCAAGCAATGCCAGTATTCCATTATCTATGATCAATTTCTCTTGGATAATTTGATATCTCTGCTAACGGGCTTGTCGGACTCGCAAGTACGCGCTTTTAGACATACGGCTACACTGGCGGCCATGAAGCTAATGACGGCATTGGTCGATGTGGCACTCTTGGTctcaaataattttgaaaatgctgcaaagcaatttgaaGCGGAGCGTGTCAAGGTAAGATACCTAAATTATTGATTTCATCTAGAAATTCGAACTTAAATATCTGAATATTGAAAACAGTCACGCGATCGTCGTGCGTCAGATCGTTTGGATTCGTTAATGACAAAACGCTCGGAGCTGGAGGAGAATATGGACGAGATTAAGAGCATGTTGACCTACATGTTCAAGTCGGTGTTTGTGCATCGATATAGGGATACTTTACCCGACATACGCGCCATATGCATGGCAGAGATTGGCATCTGGATGGAGAACTATCCACAGAATTTCCTAGATGATTCATATCTCAAATATATAGGCTGGACCTTGCACGACAAGATAGGTGAAGTGCGTTTACGTTGCTTGCAGTCCTTGTTGCCCTTATATGACAAGGAAGAGCTTAAGGGTAAACTGGAATTGTTTACATCCAAGTTTAAGGATCGCATTGTGGCCATGACGCTGGACAAAGAGTTTGAGGTTTCTGTTCATGCTGTTAAGTTGGTGATAAGCATACTcaagtatgtatattattacatttattttctctttaataatgctgtttaatttttagaatACATCCTGAGATATTGGCTGACAAGGATTGTGAAATAGTCTATGAGCTGGTTTACTCCTCGCATCGTGGTGTAGCACAAGCATCGGCAGAATTTCTCAACGTGAGGTTGTTCCACTTAACTCCCGATATGGAGGAATCTAAAACCAAACGTGGCAAGGTTCGTCAACCCAATACTCCGCTCATCAGGGATCTAGTACAGTTCTTCATAGAATCTGAGCTGCATGAACATGGCGCGTATCTAGTTGACTCGTTTATTGATAGCAATGACATGGTTCGTGATTGGGAATGTATGACAGACCTGTTGTTGGAGGAGCCAGGATCGAATGAAGAGGTTTTAGACAACAAACAAGAATCCACGCTTATAGAGATTATGGTTAGCAGCGTTAAGCAGTCAGCATCCGGCGAAGTGCCTGTGGGACGTGCGAGCAATCGTAAATTTACGCTTAGCTCCAAGGAGCTAAAGGCTATACAGGATGAGAAAGTAAAGCTAACGGAACATTTTATTGTTACGCTGCCTGCGTTGCTAGAGAAATATCAAGCGGATAGCGAGAAGCTGGCGAACCTGCTGGCGGTACCGCAATACTTTGATTTAAATCTGTATACTACCAATAGACAGGAAGGCAATCTACAGGCGTTGCTGGATAAGATTAGCCACGTCATGACTATGCATACTGGACACGACGTGTTGGAAACCTGTGCCAAGACGTTAGAGTGTCTCTGCGCTGAGGGGAGCGCAACGTACACACGTTGCAACATAGCGCGCTCCAATATTATAGAGAGCGCAGTTAACAAGTACAAGGATGCAATCTCTGAATGgcgtaatttaattttacgtAAGCACATTatagtaaaaagaaaaatgaaacaCTCATCTAAACTTTTACTTTGCAGGTGAGGAAACTCCAAATGAGGATGACATTTACAATATAACCATAAGTCTTAAGGTCTTATCTATATTATACTCATCCCACAATTTAAATCCTTGGGATTTGTTTAAGGACTTGTTTCGCGATGTAGAGGAAGCGCAGTGCAAGGACGATGCGGAGCGTTGTTTGCCCAATGAAGCGTTAGCCTATTGCGTAGAAGCTTGTTATTTCTCCATTAGCTGGGGACTTTACTATGTAGAGAATGACTGCGAGTCCTTGAATGTAGCTGAGACAGTAGCAGAGCTACGCAGCAATCTGGACAGCTTTATGTCAGCCTGTTTTGAACTCACACGGGATGGTCCCACTGCGCAAGTACAGGAAGCTGTTAGTACTCTcagatatatttttattatacatataaagtaatttgtaatttgttctCTAGGCCTATCAGTCTATATGTGATCTGCTGATTATCTACTCGGATCAGCTGGCAcgcagcgagagcgagcataTACGCAGCTTGGAATATAAGTCTCGAATGGACGAGCATCTAATTTTGGATAACTTTGTGCAGCATTATGTCTTTTCTATGAAGCAAGTGATAACGCAGGACGAAACGCGTATCGAGGAGCTACATAAGAAGCGTAATTTCTTAGCCTGCTATTGCAAGCTTATTGTTTACAACATTATTCCTACTATGCGGGCGGCGAGtatctttaaatattatgtcAAGGTCAGTCTGCAGGCTTGCTTTTTTTCAAAAGTGTGCTCTTTATCTAACTACTTTTCTCTTTTTAGTGCTATAATGATTATGGCGACATTATTAAGGCAACCCTAGGCAAGGCGCGTGAAATCAACAAAGTCAACTTTGCTATGACTTTGCTGCTGAGTCTAGTTACTGTCTTCAAGAGTCTGCAAGAGCAGGACGACGATGGTCTGGTGTCCAAGACTTCGCAGGAGTTTATAGATCTCAAGGAGTTGGCAAAGCGTTTTGCCCTTACCTTTGGCTTTGATGCGCTTAAGAACCGTGACTCTGTGGCAGCCATACATCGTGgtggcatttattttgctgccaaGAAGCAACCAGATGATCCAGTGCGCGCACCCACTCGTCTTCTCTTCCTAGAGGTGCTTAATGAGTTCAATTTCAAACTGCTAAAGCAGGATAAGAAAGTTATTATGAATTTTCTGGACAAAGTCATACCGCCGGCTATGCCTTCTAGTCGCGCAGAAGAGTGGCAGCCGTTGATACTATACCGCAACTCCTTGCTGCATGGAGAGACAGATCAAGTGCCTGTGGCCACAAAACGCGCATATACACGCAAGCGTCGAGATCATGGTACGTTGAGAAAGTTTCCTGTGTTTGAaagtgtttttaaattttgtttgattacAGATGAAGCTAGTGATGAGGAGGAGGACGATGAGGAGCATAATGATCCCGATTATAGGGGTTAAAGTACGTTTACTTGAAATTTAACGAACTATTCATTCTAATAGGATTAAGCCCaaagtaaaatttatgttattatgtaattaaattttaattagctttttatgtacaaaacttaaaaaagATAATGTTGTAaagcagtttaaattaatactcCATCATTTAAATGTGGAAAAttgtgtattttaaaatagttttcttttaagtaacattttttaatattaattcatattttatatagaaataaaaatctattttcaAATTGTGTAAAAACTAAACTGACGCATTtagaaatgaatttttaaaatttaatagatggaatttgaaaaaaatttcccaaatttaaatgtgtgacattttgtttatacaagaCAATTTGTATATCGATTATCAGCATGGTAATTTATCGAAATTAATACCATCGCAAGGCGGCAAAGTAGcgtacattaaatttatttacatttttgaagATGTCTTTGCCCAAAACGCCAGAAGAACTTGTGAGCATGGATACTGCCAGCTGGCAACTACTGCTCCAGGATCCAAACCAATGGCAGAATATACCGTTGCTGAATCATACCCCGCTACACAAACTGAAAGATCAAACTTTGGTGCGTTTTCGCGGAATGGTGCAGGATATGATGGATCAGGAAATCTATTTAGAGCGCTATGGTGTCAAGTCAGCAGATGGTATAATGCGATTGCAACAAGGAAAATATCGCGATTGCTTGAACTTGGATAAAGATGAGCAGGTGGACTACGATAATGTGGTGCATGGCGAGCGACGCACATTGTTTGTGGTCTCGGTGCCCGGCCTGAATGACTGGGCGAAGCAGCATGAACACAAGTGCAACGTGCAAGAAGATGAGCCCATGGTTTCCAATAGTCACGGAGTGAAACGCGTGCTGCAAGAGGAATCAAGTGAGGAACAAATGGAAGTGGACTCACATAAGAGACAATGTTTGGAGTCACCGCAGCAGCTGGAATTGGCCAAAAGCAATGCAACCACCTTGGCTGCTAGCTATTTACTTAATTCGCCTCTGCCGGAACGTCCTAGCATGGCCTGCATGGTCAAAGTGTATGAGAACTTTGATAACTTTAGCTTAAACTCGTTGCTGGACTTTGTGGGCTTTCTCTCTGTGCACCCGGCATTGGATGCTGCTTTGCTGGAAGCAGATACAGCCGAGAACTTGACCGAGTTGGCAGCGCAGCATCCTTCACCTTTACTCATACCACGTTTGCATGCATTTGGCGTGCAACCGTTGCCACATGCGAATCCACTGCTAGATCGCAGTCTACAACAACCCAGTGTGCCAGCAACGTTGCCTGCCATGGCATCGCTGCATAAGGATCTTCGCATGTTGCTCAAGCTTTGTCTGTTTGATGATGAGCTGGCTGCTGATTATCTCATCTGTCATTTAATCTCTACAGTTTACAGTCGCTCGGAGCTGCAGAGCATTGGtaaatgcgctttaaatttatgtaatctGCCCAAGAGTCGGGTAGAGGGCTATGCTAGGCAGCTGTCGGAGCTGCTGGCATTGTTACTGCCTGCCAGTCACTATCTGCCAATGTCCCTGGACACCCT
Proteins encoded in this region:
- the LOC108606827 gene encoding FGFR1 oncogene partner 2 homolog, translated to MANLSVGQMIMDAQRMASRVKDLDSLGTALLEDAESNNRLVESLRQYQEDIESLNRIANNKTNVDLVNRIQQQNVNSSEILKENRELKICIEDYERAMELMMQKYREHTVTKVLDSKLNFKELYNERLWQVIRDQRDKINEMAAVMHRAASADDENVQRELQTISQLRMENETLRELLQISKQFGSAARPIREYDHLLLEKAVQTDSQADDSADDLSISGASVENMNNNSVIQVYSNNTPEDNTSNINTATNNAAPAVENNNGPAAQNSPKLATTTTTTPLDLKVEKEEEQPASALEST
- the LOC108606861 gene encoding interference hedgehog; amino-acid sequence: MRQMKMLLLLLLLASTLTSVLCAMPGVRILRDPVSQVAEINDKVSLECETSLPPERFEWSFAETRRKIKYLKTNITNDNVLSTLSLTVSESTLGDYRCVAWFGPLAVTSTTAQVQLTRFKRLHDAEEYLSWRVPAGNSISWSCAHLLLAEPAANWRFYKDNVEIKYGQEEILMLEALQLEHSGNYSCLAVHQSTGKQLSLASLQLKVVQQQAEPRQPPHLLLGQKMQQLVNVKVGQSVNLSCEGIGNPAPRITWRHLDVQQSKPQLYIAAVQPELAGNYSCELNNGIRPALEHLLQLQVLEAPRIIVGPQASLTNEGADLQLQCQAQGKPTPEIYWLLNGEKSAYDTAATQLPNGDLLLQSVQKRHAGYVQCFARNALGETRAGTLLQVNPEQKQEEATSSSKPPPHKPRRRQMVPPSAPNVTRLSDESVMLRWLVPSNDGLPIQFFKVQYRQLGEHAKRRSWQTTNDNIPFGKQQRSEALQHNFTTSVTGLRANCSYRFRIMAVYSNNDNKESATSGKFYLQRGESLKPLAVPELADIEAYGQSAVLLHWRLAAISDEQLISGYYAYYRPASSAGEYLKITIDGSAARSFLINALEPGTVYEFKLQSFSPDAASEFSALKQGRTQRPQVAFTTTPAPSSTDNSNYSSNDTFQLSPLLSIGSIGGAAALLLLLASFCLCRCRRRTQQDQEQQQHKTRLAELREDFLPLSGNQKARTRHIHITLNPLEQQKQQQQQQDVDSLSYSPLRRSQRNNNNLQAPDSPGARVLLKRSRLSSRGSENLSTGSLNSIGV
- the LOC108606839 gene encoding YEATS domain-containing protein 4; amino-acid sequence: MADFGAESGGRLKGVTIVKPIVYGNIARSFGKKREEDGHTHQWKVYLKPFYDEDMSIYVKKVHFKLHESYANPNRIVVKPPYEVTETGWGEFEVVIKIYFNDQSERPVTCYHILKLFQSPVVDGELSTTTTMDTKKGLVSEAYEEIVFQEPTQIMQHYLTLSEQSANGLLHHDTDFEEKKEKTLDNIVNVKQKVKTEILTLKDKLKLARETIVKFKAELAKVQKPPA
- the LOC108606764 gene encoding cohesin subunit SA-1, which codes for MARRGGKRIRMDDPPPAPEYEDMHMSDALNESASDADSPTKRMTRLRARGGVRDKPPIIDDDEDEFFAPVSRKRKAPQPRRAPAERKERIERPRKEPVDKAHHERIDNEREITTDENSLYYIVRHSKNPIATIVDQWIEQYKANRETALVALMQFLINASGCKGKIAEDIQYPLDHTAIIRRMTEEFDEESGEYPLIMTGTQWKKFKNNFCDFVQTLVKQCQYSIIYDQFLLDNLISLLTGLSDSQVRAFRHTATLAAMKLMTALVDVALLVSNNFENAAKQFEAERVKSRDRRASDRLDSLMTKRSELEENMDEIKSMLTYMFKSVFVHRYRDTLPDIRAICMAEIGIWMENYPQNFLDDSYLKYIGWTLHDKIGEVRLRCLQSLLPLYDKEELKGKLELFTSKFKDRIVAMTLDKEFEVSVHAVKLVISILKIHPEILADKDCEIVYELVYSSHRGVAQASAEFLNVRLFHLTPDMEESKTKRGKVRQPNTPLIRDLVQFFIESELHEHGAYLVDSFIDSNDMVRDWECMTDLLLEEPGSNEEVLDNKQESTLIEIMVSSVKQSASGEVPVGRASNRKFTLSSKELKAIQDEKVKLTEHFIVTLPALLEKYQADSEKLANLLAVPQYFDLNLYTTNRQEGNLQALLDKISHVMTMHTGHDVLETCAKTLECLCAEGSATYTRCNIARSNIIESAVNKYKDAISEWRNLILREETPNEDDIYNITISLKVLSILYSSHNLNPWDLFKDLFRDVEEAQCKDDAERCLPNEALAYCVEACYFSISWGLYYVENDCESLNVAETVAELRSNLDSFMSACFELTRDGPTAQVQEAAYQSICDLLIIYSDQLARSESEHIRSLEYKSRMDEHLILDNFVQHYVFSMKQVITQDETRIEELHKKRNFLACYCKLIVYNIIPTMRAASIFKYYVKCYNDYGDIIKATLGKAREINKVNFAMTLLLSLVTVFKSLQEQDDDGLVSKTSQEFIDLKELAKRFALTFGFDALKNRDSVAAIHRGGIYFAAKKQPDDPVRAPTRLLFLEVLNEFNFKLLKQDKKVIMNFLDKVIPPAMPSSRAEEWQPLILYRNSLLHGETDQVPVATKRAYTRKRRDHDEASDEEEDDEEHNDPDYRG
- the LOC108606807 gene encoding mini-chromosome maintenance complex-binding protein; translated protein: MMSLPKTPEELVSMDTASWQLLLQDPNQWQNIPLLNHTPLHKLKDQTLVRFRGMVQDMMDQEIYLERYGVKSADGIMRLQQGKYRDCLNLDKDEQVDYDNVVHGERRTLFVVSVPGLNDWAKQHEHKCNVQEDEPMVSNSHGVKRVLQEESSEEQMEVDSHKRQCLESPQQLELAKSNATTLAASYLLNSPLPERPSMACMVKVYENFDNFSLNSLLDFVGFLSVHPALDAALLEADTAENLTELAAQHPSPLLIPRLHAFGVQPLPHANPLLDRSLQQPSVPATLPAMASLHKDLRMLLKLCLFDDELAADYLICHLISTVYSRSELQSIGKCALNLCNLPKSRVEGYARQLSELLALLLPASHYLPMSLDTLNTAAFAPKKDYETSKLVSGLLQLAPHTHLILDETCLQQGKLEASGVQAVQHLANLINHQQLKCDFQYYHIDYNVDIPVLIFSEGRSMLPSDFVLPLNADSKAIEIHAESMQAAQHYLQPERLQQLRSYLTLARTASYNVSDALTEQIQQDFVQMRQANAKSNADDLHGLLVLSRLLGIARGQVELDKNTWDMAMKFEAQRRQRLQALPKSQVSN